A genomic region of Ornithorhynchus anatinus isolate Pmale09 chromosome 7, mOrnAna1.pri.v4, whole genome shotgun sequence contains the following coding sequences:
- the KCTD20 gene encoding BTB/POZ domain-containing protein KCTD20 isoform X1: MNPELFPRVSESARMNISRGLEGEGTPPLEFSRPGEMLPAAPRQSEESPLTAGVRNMSLSAGPWSHDPPVERPARPAFPQLPTARPPADAAAVPQPSGCPAARKRSPEGFGPADRHAPEKVTLIVDDARFVVNPQIFTAHPDTMLGRMFGPGREYNFTRPNDKGEFEIAEGISSTVFRTVLDYYKTGVINCPDGISIPDLRDTCDYLCINFDFNTIKCQDLSALLHELSNDGAHKQFDHYLEELILPIMVGSAKKGERECHIVVLTDEDSVDWDEDHPPPMGEEYSQILYSSKLYRFFKYIENRDVAKTVLKERGLKNIRIGIEGYPTCKEKVKRRPGGRSEVIYNYVQRPFIQMSWEKEEGKSRHVDFQCVRSKSLTNLAAAGSGDDGAPEDRDLGLPHPPQVDELDRLNAPASQGAPGDFPD, from the exons GTTGTTTCCCCGGGTGAGCGAGAGTGCCAGGATGAACATCAGCCGTGGCCTGGAGGGTGAGGGGACCCCGCCCCTGGAGTTCAGCCGCCCAGGGGAGATGCTCCCTGCCGCGCCCCGCCAGTCCGAAGAGAGTCCGCTGACCGCCGGCGTCCGGAACATGAGCCTCTCTGCGGGGCCGTGGAGCCACG ATCCTCCCGTGGAGCGACCCGCTCGGCCGGCGTTCCCCCAGCTCCCGACCGCCAGACCCCCCGCGGACGCCGCCGCCGTCCCCCAGCCCTCGGGCTGCCCGGCCGCCAGGAAGAGGAGCCCGGAAGGCTTCGGCCCGGCCGACAGGCACGCCCCGGAGAAGGTCACCCTGATCGTGGACGACGCTCGCTTCGTCGTCAACCCGCAGATCTTCACCGCCCACCCGGACACCATGCTGGGCAG GATGTTCggccctgggagagaatacaacttCACCCGGCCCAACGACAAGGGGGAGTTTGAGATCGCAGAGGGGATCAGCTCCAcagtgtttcgaacagtgctG GATTATTACAAGACTGGAGTCATTAACTGTCCGGATGGAATTTCTATACCTGACCTGAGAGATACGTGTGATTATCTCTGCATCAACTTTGATTTCAACACTATCAAATGTCAAGACTTGA GTGCGCTGCTGCACGAGCTCTCCAACGACGGCGCCCACAAGCAGTTCGATCATTACCTCGAAGAGTTGATCCTGCCCATCATGGTGGGCAGCGCCAAGAAAGGGGAGCGCGAGTGCCACATTGTCGTGCTGACGGACGAAGACTCGGTAGACTGGGATGAAGACCACCCTCCGCCCATGGGGGAGGAATATTCCCAAA TTCTTTACAGCTCCAAGCTCTACAGGTTCTTCAAGTACATCGAGAACCGAGATGTGGCCAAAACGGTCCTGAAGGAGCGGGGGCTGAAAAACATCCGCATTGGCATTGAAG GCTATCCCACCTGCAAAGAGAAGGTCAAGAGGAGACCCGGAGGCCGGTCGGAAGTCATCTACAACTACGTGCAGCGCCCCTTCATCCAGATgtcctgggagaaggaggaggggaagagccgcCACGTGGACTTCCAGTGCGTGCGCAGCAAATCCCTGACCAACCTGGCGGCGGCGGGCAGCGGCGACGACGGCGCCCCCGAGGACCGGGACCTGGggctcccccacccgccccaggTGGACGAGTTGGACCGCCTCAACGCCCCCGCCTCGCAGGGGGCCCCGGGAGACTTCCCGGACTAG
- the STK38 gene encoding serine/threonine-protein kinase 38 isoform X2, with product MEEEGLKDEEKRLRRSAHARKETEFLRLKRTRLGLEDFESLKVIGRGAFGEVRLVQKKDTGHVYAMKILRKADMLEKEQVGHIRAERDILVEADSLWVVKMFYSFQDKLNLYLIMEFLPGGDMMTLLMKKDTLTEEETQFYIAETVLAIDSIHQLGFIHRDIKPDNLLLDSKGHVKLSDFGLCTGLKKAHRTEFYRNLNHSLPSDFTFQNMNSKRKAETWKRNRRQLAFSTVGTPDYIAPEVFMQTGYNKLCDWWSLGVIMYEMLIGYPPFCSETPQETYKKVMNWKETLTFPPEVPISEKAKDLILRFCCEWEHRIGAPGVEEIKSNLFFEGVDWEHIRERPAAISIEIKSIDDTSNFDEFPESDILKPTVATSNHPETDYKNKDWVFINYTYKRFEGLTARGAIPTYMKAGK from the exons AAGCGACTCCGGAGATCTGCACACGCCCGCAAGGAAACTGAGTTTCTTCGTTTAAAGAGAACGAGGCTGGGCCTGGAAGATTTTGAATCTCTAAAAGTAATAGGCAGAGGAGCCTTTGGAGAG GTGCGGCTCGTTCAGAAGAAAGATACGGGGCACGTGTACGCGATGAAAATTCTACGCAAAGCAGACATGCTTGAAAAAGAGCAG GTCGGCCACATTCGTGCGGAGCGGGACATTCTAGTGGAGGCAGACAGTTTGTGGGTTGTGAAAATGTTCTATAGTTTTCAGGATAAGCTAAACCTCTACCTAATCATGGAGTTCCTGCCCGGAG gtgACATGATGACTTTATTGATGAAGAAAGACACCCTGACAGAAGAGGAGACTCAGTTTTATATAGCGGAGACGGTGTTAGCTATCGACTCGATTCATCAACTCGGGTTTATCCACCGAGACATCAAGCCAGATAACCTGCTCTTGGATAGCAAG GGCCACGTGAAGCTTTCCGACTTCGGCCTCTGCACGGGCCTGAAGAAGGCGCATAGGACTGAATTTTATAGGAACCTAAACCACAGCCTCCCCAGTGACTTCA CTTTCCAGAACATGAATTCCAAAAGGAAAGCGGAGACGTGGAAAAGAAACCGACGCCAGCTA GCCTTCTCCACGGTCGGCACCCCAGACTACATCGCCCCCGAGGTCTTCATGCAGACGGGCTACAACAAGCTGTGCGACTGGTGGTCCCTCGGGGTCATCATGTACGAGATGCTCATCG GTTACCCACCCTTCTGCTCTGAGACCCCCCAAGAGACCTACAAGAAAGTGATGAACTGGAAGGAGACTCTGACCTTCCCTCCGGAGGTGCCCATCTCGGAAAAAGCCAAGGACCTAATTCTGAG GTTCTGCTGTGAGTGGGAACACCGGATCGGAGCCCCCGGAGTAGAGGAGATCAAGAGTAACCTTTTCTTCGAAGGCGTCGACTGGGAGCATATCAG AGAGCGACCCGCCGCCATATCCATCGAGATCAAGAGCATCGACGACACCTCCAACTTTGATGAATTTCCAGAATCTGATATCCTCAAGCCGACAG TGGCCACCAGCAACCACCCGGAGACGGACTACAAAAACAAAGACTGGGTCTTCATCAACTACACGTACAAGCGCTTCGAGGGGCTTACCGCCCGGGGGGCCATCCCGACTTACATGAAGGCAGGAAAGTAG
- the KCTD20 gene encoding BTB/POZ domain-containing protein KCTD20 isoform X2: protein MNISRGLEGEGTPPLEFSRPGEMLPAAPRQSEESPLTAGVRNMSLSAGPWSHDPPVERPARPAFPQLPTARPPADAAAVPQPSGCPAARKRSPEGFGPADRHAPEKVTLIVDDARFVVNPQIFTAHPDTMLGRMFGPGREYNFTRPNDKGEFEIAEGISSTVFRTVLDYYKTGVINCPDGISIPDLRDTCDYLCINFDFNTIKCQDLSALLHELSNDGAHKQFDHYLEELILPIMVGSAKKGERECHIVVLTDEDSVDWDEDHPPPMGEEYSQILYSSKLYRFFKYIENRDVAKTVLKERGLKNIRIGIEGYPTCKEKVKRRPGGRSEVIYNYVQRPFIQMSWEKEEGKSRHVDFQCVRSKSLTNLAAAGSGDDGAPEDRDLGLPHPPQVDELDRLNAPASQGAPGDFPD from the exons ATGAACATCAGCCGTGGCCTGGAGGGTGAGGGGACCCCGCCCCTGGAGTTCAGCCGCCCAGGGGAGATGCTCCCTGCCGCGCCCCGCCAGTCCGAAGAGAGTCCGCTGACCGCCGGCGTCCGGAACATGAGCCTCTCTGCGGGGCCGTGGAGCCACG ATCCTCCCGTGGAGCGACCCGCTCGGCCGGCGTTCCCCCAGCTCCCGACCGCCAGACCCCCCGCGGACGCCGCCGCCGTCCCCCAGCCCTCGGGCTGCCCGGCCGCCAGGAAGAGGAGCCCGGAAGGCTTCGGCCCGGCCGACAGGCACGCCCCGGAGAAGGTCACCCTGATCGTGGACGACGCTCGCTTCGTCGTCAACCCGCAGATCTTCACCGCCCACCCGGACACCATGCTGGGCAG GATGTTCggccctgggagagaatacaacttCACCCGGCCCAACGACAAGGGGGAGTTTGAGATCGCAGAGGGGATCAGCTCCAcagtgtttcgaacagtgctG GATTATTACAAGACTGGAGTCATTAACTGTCCGGATGGAATTTCTATACCTGACCTGAGAGATACGTGTGATTATCTCTGCATCAACTTTGATTTCAACACTATCAAATGTCAAGACTTGA GTGCGCTGCTGCACGAGCTCTCCAACGACGGCGCCCACAAGCAGTTCGATCATTACCTCGAAGAGTTGATCCTGCCCATCATGGTGGGCAGCGCCAAGAAAGGGGAGCGCGAGTGCCACATTGTCGTGCTGACGGACGAAGACTCGGTAGACTGGGATGAAGACCACCCTCCGCCCATGGGGGAGGAATATTCCCAAA TTCTTTACAGCTCCAAGCTCTACAGGTTCTTCAAGTACATCGAGAACCGAGATGTGGCCAAAACGGTCCTGAAGGAGCGGGGGCTGAAAAACATCCGCATTGGCATTGAAG GCTATCCCACCTGCAAAGAGAAGGTCAAGAGGAGACCCGGAGGCCGGTCGGAAGTCATCTACAACTACGTGCAGCGCCCCTTCATCCAGATgtcctgggagaaggaggaggggaagagccgcCACGTGGACTTCCAGTGCGTGCGCAGCAAATCCCTGACCAACCTGGCGGCGGCGGGCAGCGGCGACGACGGCGCCCCCGAGGACCGGGACCTGGggctcccccacccgccccaggTGGACGAGTTGGACCGCCTCAACGCCCCCGCCTCGCAGGGGGCCCCGGGAGACTTCCCGGACTAG